A genome region from Hevea brasiliensis isolate MT/VB/25A 57/8 chromosome 7, ASM3005281v1, whole genome shotgun sequence includes the following:
- the LOC110672239 gene encoding nuclear pore complex protein NUP58, with translation MSFSPFSTPQQQPQSLFQSQPQPFQQSSFLFPQQQQQQQQQLFPQPFQQQQRLQPQPQPQQQQQQQLYLFTSDKAPANYSTKWADLHPDSQKLLLQIEEQILEYRDESQRLDQCSRLYDSSVSNEGFELDAGLIVQELGGINTAMERQKALLQELMFNVKEMLRNTEMAVRSFMMLRPRFLHPNTGGGSNATAPSQPSAGQPASASTVRVFDFYSGLPKKPSPFIQQTVVRFEKYLGECRQWIEELEQLLLLDSDGNSSYPGSSLLQSLPKVMSNVHDFFVHVASKVENIHQYIESMKTAYLADQRRRGDVNDPFLEADRRETAKQEAAAKRVHPTLHLPASSQPSTQVAGLFTGSATPGASIVPQTSAATASASSGSGFSLFSTPSTTASSSLSSSSLFATPTASAPVSSLFGSSGASPQASFFGSSTPLLGSASTPSLFSTAASFGSTTAGGSIFSTPFASGAATGSGASFGTTSKPRLKSRTARR, from the exons ATGTCTttttctccattttcaactccacaGCAGCAACCACAGTCACTGTTTCAGTCTCAGCCGCAGCCCTTCCAACAAAGCAGCTTCCTTTTCCCGCAACAGCAACAGCAACAGCAACAGCAGCTATTCCCTCAACCGTTTCAGCAGCAACAACGACTGCAACCGCAGCCGCAACCgcaacagcagcagcagcagcaattGTATCTTTTCACCAGTGACAAGGCTCCTGCGAATTACAGCACCAAGTGGGCAGATCTCCATCCGGATTCCCAGAAACTTCTACTCCAAATCGA GGAGCAGATATTGGAGTATAGGGATGAGAGCCAGAGGCTAGATCAGTGTAGCCGCCTCTATGATTCCTCAGTATCCAATGAAGGGTTTGAGCTCGATGCAGGCCTTATCGTTCAG GAGCTTGGAGGGATCAACACTGCCATGGAAAGACAGAAAGCTCTATTACAGGAGCTCATGTTCAATGTTAAAGAAATGTTACGGAACACAGAGATGGCTGTTCGTTCTTTCATGATGCTACGCCCTAGGTTCCTTCATCCTAATACAGGAGGTGGTTCAAATGCCACTGCACCGTCCCAGCCTTCTGCTGGTCAACCAGCATCTGCCTCCACTGTGCGAGTGTTTGATTTCTACAGTGGGCTCCCTAAGAAACCATCCCCATTTATACAGCAAACAGTTGTCAGATTTGAGAAATATTTGGGTGAATGCCGTCAGTGGATTGAAGAGTTAGAGCAACTGCTTCTCTTAGATTCTGATGGGAACTCTTCTTACCCTGGATCCTCATTATTGCAGTCTCTTCCAAAAGTCATGTCAAATGTGCATGACTTTTTTGTTCATGTGGCATCTAAG GTGGAGAACATTCATCAGTACATTGAATCTATGAAAACTGCCTATCTTGCTGATCAGCGCCGTCGAGGGGATGTGAATGATCCATTCCTTGAGGCTGATCGTCGGGAAACAGCAAAACAAGAAGCTGCTGCTAAGCGGGTGCATCCAACTTTGCATTTGCCTGCAAGTTCACAGCCTTCAACACAGGTTGCTGGGTTGTTTACAGGCTCAGCAACTCCTGGAGCATCAATTGTTCCGCAGACATCTGCAGCAACTGCATCAGCTTCCTCGGGGAGTGGATTCTCTCTTTTCAGTACACCTTCTACTACAGCTTCTTCCTCTTTGTCATCATCTTCTCTATTTGCAACACCAACAGCCTCTGCTCCAGTATCCTCTTTGTTTGGGTCATCTGGTGCTTCCCCACAAGCTTCATTTTTTGGCTCATCAACACCATTACTTGGTTCTGCTTCAACTCCTTCTTTGTTTAGCACTGCTGCATCTTTTGGATCTACTACTGCTGGAGGTTCCATATTTTCAACACCATTTGCATCAG GTGCTGCAACAGGATCTGGGGCTAGCTTTGGTACAACATCT AAACCAAGGCTAAAATCTCGGACTGCCCGACGCTAA
- the LOC110672237 gene encoding pentatricopeptide repeat-containing protein At3g50420, which produces MLPLSEASFLATLIQKCTTITSLRKARQLHALILTTTASTGYAQSPYPNNNLIAMYAHCGSVLYAQQLFDRMPQRNVISYNALIAAYSRDHNYEILSFKLLSQMGIQGLRPNGATFTSLLQVCCSLENWFLGSMLHAQVVKSGFVNDICVQTSLLGMYSNCGDLDSMNKVFGCVVDKDVVLWNSMIFGELKNGRMKDGLCLFSAMLRSGVIPTQFTCSMVLSACSKLQGYSCGRVIHALVIILNILSDSALQNTLLEMYCSCVDTKNVFNVFSRIESPSLVSWNLMISWCAKKGEGEKAMDMFVKLLGMSVSKPDEYTFTAVISATAEFPATAYGQPLHAQVMKAGLHWSVFIGTALLSMYFKNSDTESAQEVFSSMKKKDVVLWTEMIMGHSRLGDGESAIKLFCKMCQEGLKFDSFAISGALSACADLATLKQGQMIHTQAVKTGCDAEMSVFGSLVDMYAKNGNLKAAELIFYQVSNPDLKCWNSMIGGYSHHGMAEEAMMLFDEVLEYGLRPDQVTFLSLLSACNHSGMVEKGKFLWDYMKKNGIIPGPKHYSCMVSLLSRAGFLDEAEELIAESTYSEEHLKLWRTLLSSCVNRRNLKIGVRAAEQVLRLDPQDSATHILLSNLYAAVGRWDGVAELRRKIRGLILEKDPGISWIEDKNDIHVFSSDDQSNPVIDEAQAEVHKLQGNMIRSVTYEYEFNARIYST; this is translated from the coding sequence ATGCTACCCTTAAGCGAAGCTTCTTTCTTAGCAACTCTAATACAGAAGTGTACCACCATTACCTCCCTTAGAAAAGCCCGGCAACTCCACGCTTTAATCTTAACCACCACCGCCTCCACCGGTTATGCCCAATCTCCGTACCCCAATAACAATCTCATTGCTATGTATGCGCATTGTGGTTCTGTTTTATACGCGCAACAGCTGTTTGACAGAATGCCTCAAAGAAATGTTATTTCCTATAATGCCCTTATTGCAGCGTATTCTAGAGATCATAATTACGagattttgagtttcaagttACTTTCCCAGATGGGAATTCAAGGCCTGCGTCCTAATGGAGCAACCTTTACAAGCTTACTGCAAGTGTGTTGTTCCCTTGAGAATTGGTTTTTGGGCTCAATGCTTCATGCTCAAGTTGTAAAATCTGGGTTTGTTAATGATATTTGTGTTCAGACATCGTTGCTTGGGATGTACTCAAATTGTGGGGATTTGGACTCCATGAATAAGGTGTTTGGTTGTGTAGTGGATAAAGATGTTGTTTTGTGGAATTCTATGATATTTGGGGAGTTGAAGAATGGGAGGATGAAGGATGGACTTTGTCTATTCAGTGCAATGCTGAGGTCTGGTGTTATTCCTACCCAGTTCACATGCTCAATGGTGTTGAGTGCTTGTAGCAAATTGCAAGGTTATAGTTGTGGACGAGTAATTCATGCCCTAGTCATTATTTTGAATATACTATCTGATTCAGCTTTACAGAATACCTTGCTTGAAATGTACTGCAGCTGTGTTGATACCAAAAATGTTTTTAATGTCTTTAGCAGAATTGAGAGCCCAAGTTTAGTTTCATGGAATTTGATGATTTCTTGGTGTGCAAAaaagggagagggagagaaagcTATGGATATGTTTGTCAAGTTGCTTGGAATGTCTGTTTCTAAACCAGATGAGTATACTTTTACTGCAGTTATTTCCGCTACTGCTGAATTTCCAGCAACTGCTTATGGGCAACCTCTCCATGCCCAAGTTATGAAAGCAGGGCTGCACTGGAGCGTCTTCATAGGAACTGCACTGTTGTCAATGTATTTCAAAAACAGTGACACTGAATCTGCTCAAGAGGTTTTCAGTTCGATGAAAAAGAAGGATGTCGTTCTCTGGACAGAAATGATTATGGGTCACTCTAGGTTGGGTGATGGGGAAAGTGCAATAAAATTATTCTGCAAGATGTGTCAGGAAGGCCTTAAGTTTGACAGTTTTGCTATTAGTGGAGCTCTGAGTGCTTGTGCTGACCTTGCAACTTTAAAGCAAGGACAGATGATTCACACCCAGGCTGTTAAAACAGGATGTGATGCTGAAATGTCTGTTTTTGGAAGTCTTGTAGATATGTATGCAAAAAATGGTAACCTAAAAGCTGCAGAGTTAATATTTTATCAAGTTTCTAATCCTGATTTGAAGTGTTGGAATTCAATGATCGGTGGATATAGCCACCATGGAATGGCAGAGGAGGCAATGATGCTCTTTGACGAGGTCTTAGAATATGGTCTAAGACCTGATCAAGTAACATTTTTGTCTCTTCTGTCTGCTTGCAATCATAGTGGCATGGTTGAAAAGGGGAAGTTCTTGTGGGACTATATGAAGAAGAATGGCATTATACCAGGTCCTAAGCATTATAGTTGCATGGTAAGTTTATTAAGTCGAGCAGGATTTCTGGATGAGGCAGAAGAACTTATTGCCGAATCAACCTATAGCGAAGAGCATTTGAAACTATGGAGAACTTTGCTAAGTTCTTGTGTCAACAGAAGGAATTTGAAAATAGGAGTTCGTGCAGCAGAACAAGTGTTAAGACTAGATCCACAAGATAGTGCAACACATATTTTGCTTTCAAATCTTTATGCTGCTGTAGGGAGATGGGATGGTGTTGCCGAGCTGAGGAGAAAGATAAGAGGGTTGATTTTAGAAAAAGATCCTGGAATAAGCTGGATAGAGGACAAGAATGATATTCATGTATTCTCTTCTGACGACCAATCAAACCCTGTGATTGATGAAGCTCAAGCTGAAGTGCATAAACTACAGGGGAACATGATCAGATCAGTTACGTATGAATATGAATTTAATGCAAGGATATATTCTACATAG